One genomic window of Gavia stellata isolate bGavSte3 chromosome 7, bGavSte3.hap2, whole genome shotgun sequence includes the following:
- the TRMT61A gene encoding tRNA (adenine(58)-N(1))-methyltransferase catalytic subunit TRMT61A → MSFVEYGDTIKDGDTAIVFLGHESMFPVKVQHGTVTQTKYGVIRHSTDLIGKKYGSKVTCSKGGWVFILHPTPELWTMNLPHRTQILYSTDISIITMMLELKPGSIVCESGTGSGSLSHAVIRTVAPTGHLYTVEFHQQRAEKAREEFREHGVEHLVTVTNQDVCKNGFGVSSIADAVFLDIPSPWEAIGHAKSALKAEGGRICSFSPCIEQVQRTCLAMEEYGFTEINTLEILLRVYNVRTISLQIPDLGKAAEDNSSTGFDSSNPSNQGSLCANVQQGTVQFKSGVPLREMVGHTGYLTFATKSLF, encoded by the exons ATGAGTTTTGTTGAATATGGAGATACAATAAAGGATGGTGACACAGCTATTGTGTTCTTGGGCCATGAATCCATGTTTCCCGTGAAAGTCCAGCATGGCACTGTAACTCAGACTAAGTACGGGGTCATCAGGCATTCCACGGACCTCATAGGCAAGAAGTATGGCTCCAAAGTGACCTGCAGTAAAGGAGGATGGGTGTTTATTCTTCATCCAACTCCAGAACTGTGGACCATGAATCTTCCACACAGGACGCAGATTCTGTATTCCACTGACATCTCTATAATCACCATGATGTTAGAACTGAAACCAGGCTCCATAGTATGTGAATCAG GTACGGGCAGCGGATCCCTCTCTCATGCTGTCATCAGGACGGTGGCTCCCACAGGGCACCTGTACACGGTGGAGTTCCACCAACAGAGGGCCGAGAAGGCCAGGGAGGAGTTTCGGGAGCATGGAGTGGAGCATCTGGTCACCGTGACCAACCAGGATGTCTGCAAAAATGGGTTTGGTGTCTCAAGCATTGCAGATGCTGTGTTCCTAGATATTCCATCTCCATGGGAAGCCATAGGACATGCAAAGTCAGCATTAAAAGCTGAAG GTGGCCGCATCTGCTCATTCTCCCCCTGCATTGAACAAGTCCAAAGAACCTGCCTAGCGATGGAAGAATACGGTTTTACAGAGATTAACACCTTGGAAATTCTGCTCCGAGTGTACAATGTAAGGACAATTAGCTTGCAAATCCCTGACCTTGGAAAAGCAGCTGAGGATAATTCTAGCACTGGCTTTGACAGCAGCAACCCATCAAACCAAGGTAGTCTGTGCGCTAATGTGCAGCAAGGAACTGTGCAGTTTAAAAGCGGCGTGCCACTCAGGGAGATGGTCGGTCACACTGGATACCTGACCTTTGCCACCAAGAGCCTGTTCTAG